From the genome of Mycoplasma putrefaciens KS1, one region includes:
- the ald gene encoding alanine dehydrogenase, with translation MKIGLPKEIKAQEFRVGLTPSNVVDLVKAGHEVLVETGAGIGSGFEDAEYQQAGAKITDNVIDVWKQEMIVKVKEPLKAEYKYFYPNQIIFTYFHLADQKELTDELIKNKVVAIAYETIQTSDRKLPLLRPMSEVAGRMAVLTACGLLTRTTKDAIGMVVSGTPGTPKANFTIIGGGVAGAAATRMASSIGANVTIIEFNEDRIRELYDQYADRATILKSNHKNIAEAVKNSDVVISTVLIPGKKAPKLVTEEMVKSMRKNSIIIDVAIDQGASVETIDHPTTHAEPTFIRHDVIHYSVPNIPGAVPRTSTIGLSNATIAYTLEIASKGWKQAARTNNAIKLGLQTVDGKIVYKNVAESLNLAYTNVDEVLN, from the coding sequence ATGAAAATAGGTTTGCCAAAAGAAATTAAGGCTCAAGAATTTCGTGTTGGATTAACTCCAAGCAATGTTGTTGATCTAGTTAAAGCAGGACATGAAGTTCTAGTTGAAACAGGAGCTGGAATTGGTAGTGGTTTTGAAGATGCTGAATATCAACAAGCTGGGGCAAAAATAACTGATAATGTTATAGATGTTTGAAAGCAAGAAATGATTGTTAAAGTTAAAGAACCTTTAAAAGCAGAATATAAATACTTTTATCCAAATCAAATCATCTTTACATACTTTCATTTAGCAGATCAAAAAGAATTAACAGATGAATTAATTAAAAATAAAGTTGTTGCAATTGCTTATGAAACAATCCAAACTTCAGATCGTAAACTTCCATTGCTAAGACCAATGAGTGAAGTGGCTGGTAGAATGGCAGTTTTAACAGCCTGTGGTTTACTGACTAGAACAACAAAAGATGCGATTGGAATGGTTGTAAGCGGAACACCAGGAACTCCAAAAGCTAACTTTACAATTATTGGTGGGGGAGTAGCTGGAGCGGCTGCAACAAGAATGGCTAGTTCAATTGGAGCTAATGTCACAATTATTGAATTTAATGAAGACAGAATTAGAGAATTATATGATCAATATGCAGACCGAGCAACTATTTTAAAATCTAATCATAAAAATATCGCTGAAGCTGTTAAAAATAGTGATGTTGTGATTTCAACTGTCTTAATTCCAGGTAAAAAAGCTCCAAAATTAGTAACTGAAGAAATGGTTAAATCAATGAGAAAAAATAGCATTATTATTGATGTTGCAATTGATCAAGGAGCTAGTGTTGAAACAATTGATCATCCAACAACACACGCTGAACCAACATTTATTAGACATGATGTGATTCATTATTCAGTTCCAAATATTCCTGGAGCCGTTCCAAGAACATCAACTATTGGTTTATCTAATGCAACTATTGCTTATACTTTAGAAATTGCAAGTAAAGGATGAAAACAAGCTGCGAGAACAAATAACGCAATCAAACTAGGACTTCAAACTGTTGATGGTAAAATAGTTTATAAAAATGTTGCTGAATCATTAAACTTAGCCTACACAAATGTTGATGAAGTTTTAAACTAA
- the greA gene encoding transcription elongation factor GreA: protein MSQEIILTQEGLEELKLELKNLLEVIRPKVIEELVEARNQGDLSENADYDAARNRQAEVEARIKEVESLINRAKVIEDTKAEKNGEVKIGSTVEFVSNLDKKTREIKIVGAIEADPFSNLISNESPIAKAMLGKKEGTTVEIKDIAKPYKITIKKIK, encoded by the coding sequence ATGTCACAAGAAATTATTCTAACTCAAGAAGGTTTAGAAGAATTAAAACTTGAGCTTAAAAATTTATTAGAAGTGATAAGACCTAAAGTAATTGAAGAGCTGGTTGAAGCACGTAATCAAGGTGATTTAAGCGAAAATGCAGATTATGATGCTGCTAGAAATAGACAAGCAGAAGTTGAAGCAAGAATTAAAGAAGTTGAATCATTAATTAATAGAGCTAAAGTGATTGAAGATACTAAAGCTGAAAAAAATGGAGAAGTTAAGATTGGTTCAACAGTGGAATTTGTTTCTAATTTAGACAAAAAAACTAGAGAAATTAAAATAGTGGGAGCAATTGAAGCCGATCCTTTTTCAAACCTAATTTCTAATGAATCACCAATTGCTAAAGCAATGTTAGGTAAAAAAGAAGGAACTACTGTTGAAATTAAAGACATTGCTAAACCTTATAAGATTACAATTAAAAAAATTAAATAA
- the uvrC gene encoding excinuclease ABC subunit UvrC, whose amino-acid sequence MDLKEKVNLLPNKPGCYLYLNSLNQVIYVGKAKNLKKRVSSYFNRAHNIKTTRLVREISDLNYFVVNNEKESLILEENLIKKYHPKYNILLNDDKAYPYIVITNQKDPSYKYLRKYDKKALRNYGPLPQKSNARAILLTLQRLFPLKRCNNKDHKPCLYYHLNQCSGACFKDVDFSYYEQQIKQIDKFFKGDISQVKTSLINQMNKASEMLQFEQAQRIKEQLQSLEFITTKQNVEFQSDKNIDIINYQISENKIVFVILFYRAGQLTFKDEYAQDYDQQDLVELLNSFLQQIYAKNITPDVLLVPNDIELLELDENILKFSSHALNKQENLLVNLAKNNAKELILKAAISKNVNVGDEQEILNLLHQISNIKRYPGYIEMFDISNIYNQFITGACVVYKNAKPIRNEFRKYNIDASYTSDFDRLKFMINKRFTKKIQADEKLPDLIIVDGAKIQITAAREILSELNLEIDVIGLVKDQHHKTDKLIDVYGQIIEIKQFKKLYNWLSNIQLRVDQYAKSGFRKKYHNQIQDQLLTIKGIGKKTSQELYKHFKTIDNIKNADFDSLNKVIKNKKSANLVYKHFNK is encoded by the coding sequence ATGGATCTAAAAGAAAAAGTTAACTTATTACCTAATAAACCTGGTTGTTATTTATATTTAAATAGTTTGAATCAAGTTATTTATGTAGGTAAAGCTAAAAATCTAAAAAAAAGAGTTAGTTCATATTTTAACAGAGCGCATAACATAAAAACTACAAGACTGGTTCGTGAGATTAGTGATCTTAATTATTTTGTTGTTAATAATGAAAAAGAATCATTAATTTTAGAAGAAAACTTAATTAAAAAATACCATCCTAAATACAATATTTTGTTAAATGATGATAAAGCTTATCCTTACATTGTAATTACTAATCAAAAAGATCCTAGTTATAAATATCTAAGAAAATATGATAAAAAAGCTTTAAGAAACTATGGTCCATTACCTCAAAAAAGTAATGCTAGAGCAATTCTGTTAACTTTACAACGACTTTTCCCTTTAAAAAGATGCAACAATAAAGATCATAAACCGTGTTTGTATTATCATTTAAACCAATGCTCAGGAGCATGTTTTAAAGATGTTGATTTTAGTTATTATGAACAGCAAATTAAACAGATTGATAAGTTTTTTAAAGGTGATATTTCACAAGTCAAAACTAGTTTAATTAATCAAATGAACAAAGCAAGTGAGATGTTACAATTTGAACAAGCCCAAAGAATTAAAGAACAACTCCAAAGTTTAGAATTTATTACAACTAAACAAAATGTAGAGTTTCAAAGTGATAAAAATATTGATATTATTAACTATCAAATCAGCGAAAATAAAATTGTCTTTGTAATTTTATTTTATCGCGCTGGTCAATTAACTTTTAAAGATGAATATGCTCAAGATTATGATCAGCAAGATCTAGTAGAATTATTAAATAGTTTTTTACAACAGATTTATGCTAAAAATATTACTCCTGATGTTTTATTAGTTCCAAATGATATTGAGCTATTAGAACTAGATGAAAATATTTTAAAATTTAGTTCCCATGCATTAAATAAACAAGAAAATCTTTTAGTTAATTTAGCTAAAAATAATGCTAAAGAGCTAATCTTAAAAGCAGCAATTTCAAAGAATGTTAATGTAGGTGATGAACAAGAAATTCTTAACTTATTGCATCAAATTAGTAATATAAAAAGATATCCAGGTTATATTGAAATGTTTGATATTTCAAATATTTACAACCAATTTATTACTGGAGCTTGTGTTGTTTATAAAAATGCTAAACCAATTAGAAATGAATTTAGAAAATATAATATTGATGCAAGTTATACTTCTGATTTTGATCGTCTAAAATTTATGATTAATAAAAGATTTACTAAAAAAATTCAAGCTGATGAAAAACTTCCTGATTTAATAATTGTTGATGGAGCTAAAATTCAAATTACAGCAGCCAGAGAAATTTTAAGTGAACTTAACTTAGAAATTGATGTTATTGGATTGGTTAAAGATCAACATCATAAAACTGACAAACTAATTGATGTTTATGGTCAAATTATTGAAATCAAACAGTTTAAAAAACTTTATAACTGATTATCAAATATTCAGCTTAGAGTTGATCAGTACGCAAAATCAGGATTTAGGAAAAAATATCATAACCAAATTCAAGACCAGTTATTAACAATTAAAGGCATTGGTAAAAAAACTAGCCAAGAACTATACAAGCATTTTAAAACTATTGATAATATTAAGAATGCTGATTTTGATAGTTTAAATAAAGTTATTAAAAATAAAAAAAGTGCTAACTTAGTCTATAAACATTTTAATAAGTAA
- a CDS encoding type I restriction-modification system subunit M N-terminal domain-containing protein, with protein sequence MNNKMTKQKLGSIIWESANNLRKNLDAYEYKDYILGMLLYKFLCEKQINWILANDIWKSDLKYLDNKFDFSNFEFDDNTSLENIDEIEQIRQDCVNQNGYFIEYRNLFSSWIKNKNKLNIQNFQEAFMDFNTSINE encoded by the coding sequence ATGAATAATAAAATGACAAAACAAAAGCTAGGTTCGATTATTTGAGAATCTGCTAATAATTTAAGAAAAAATTTAGATGCTTATGAATATAAAGATTACATTCTAGGCATGCTTTTGTATAAATTTTTATGTGAAAAGCAAATAAATTGAATACTTGCAAATGACATTTGAAAAAGTGATCTTAAGTATCTAGATAATAAGTTTGATTTTTCAAATTTTGAATTTGATGATAATACATCTTTGGAAAACATTGATGAAATTGAACAAATAAGACAAGATTGTGTTAACCAAAATGGATATTTTATTGAATATAGAAATTTATTTAGTTCTTGAATAAAAAATAAAAATAAACTTAACATTCAAAACTTTCAAGAAGCTTTTATGGACTTTAATACAAGTATTAACGAATAA